The following proteins come from a genomic window of Solwaraspora sp. WMMA2065:
- a CDS encoding DUF2218 domain-containing protein yields MPRSEAHVRTPRSQRHLTHLCEHFATAVPVKWTADQGLIDFGFGTCRIDATNDSLTLHADSDDDIGLARVEYLVGEHLERAGARESLAVDWQPTGGG; encoded by the coding sequence GTGCCACGTTCCGAGGCTCACGTCCGGACCCCACGGTCGCAACGCCACCTGACCCACCTGTGCGAACATTTCGCCACCGCCGTACCGGTCAAATGGACCGCCGACCAGGGGCTGATCGACTTCGGCTTCGGTACCTGCCGGATCGACGCCACCAACGACAGTCTCACGCTGCACGCCGACAGCGACGACGACATCGGGCTCGCCCGGGTGGAGTACCTCGTCGGCGAACACCTGGAGCGCGCCGGTGCCCGGGAGAGCCTGGCCGTCGACTGGCAGCCGACCGGCGGCGGCTGA
- a CDS encoding inositol monophosphatase family protein codes for MIDEVGELLREAAARAVLPWFNQLSAEHITEKAPGDLVTVADQQAEEFIAAGLRRLAPGSVVVGEEAVAVDSRLLRRLRDAGRVWLVDPIDGTANYAAGRRPFVMMVALLAAGEPVASWILDPVGGSLVVAEHGSGCWVDGVRLAPPTTAPPVDRLRGAVPLEYLPVPVRAAVEAGGERLGAVLPGQHCAGREHWDIAAGEQDFAMFWRTLPWDHVPGTLLVRETGGVAMRLDGSPYDFTDDRSGLLVARTDAAWQEVRAALLPAG; via the coding sequence ATGATCGACGAGGTGGGTGAGCTGCTGCGGGAAGCGGCGGCGCGGGCGGTGCTGCCCTGGTTCAACCAGCTGTCCGCCGAACACATCACCGAGAAGGCCCCGGGTGACCTGGTCACCGTCGCCGACCAGCAGGCCGAGGAGTTCATCGCGGCCGGGCTGCGGCGGCTGGCACCGGGGTCGGTGGTGGTCGGTGAGGAGGCGGTCGCCGTCGATTCGCGGCTGCTACGTCGGTTGCGCGACGCCGGCCGGGTCTGGCTGGTCGACCCGATCGACGGTACGGCGAACTACGCGGCCGGCCGTCGGCCGTTCGTGATGATGGTGGCCCTGCTAGCCGCCGGTGAGCCGGTGGCGAGCTGGATCCTTGACCCGGTGGGCGGGTCGCTGGTGGTGGCCGAGCATGGGTCCGGCTGCTGGGTGGACGGGGTGCGGCTGGCACCGCCGACGACCGCGCCCCCGGTGGACCGGCTGCGCGGGGCGGTGCCGTTGGAGTACCTGCCGGTGCCGGTGCGGGCAGCTGTGGAGGCCGGCGGTGAGCGGTTGGGTGCGGTGCTGCCCGGTCAGCACTGCGCCGGCCGGGAGCACTGGGACATCGCCGCCGGGGAGCAGGACTTCGCGATGTTCTGGCGGACCCTGCCGTGGGACCACGTGCCGGGCACGCTGCTGGTGCGGGAGACCGGCGGCGTCGCGATGCGGCTGGACGGCAGCCCGTACGACTTCACCGACGACCGGTCGGGGCTGCTGGTGGCCAGGACCGACGCGGCCTGGCAGGAGGTACGGGCGGCGCTGCTGCCGGCCGGGTGA
- a CDS encoding response regulator produces the protein MTEPDGKSPIEVLLVEDDPGDVLMTQEAFEEHKVRNRLTVVSDGAEALAYLRREGKYADAVLPDLILLDLNLPRRDGREVLEEIKKDDDLGRIPVVVLTTSQADEDILRSYQLHANAYVTKPVDFERFIAVIRQIDEFFVSVVKLPPRG, from the coding sequence ATGACCGAACCGGACGGCAAGAGCCCGATAGAGGTCCTGCTGGTCGAGGACGATCCGGGTGACGTGCTGATGACCCAGGAGGCGTTCGAGGAACACAAGGTCCGTAACCGGCTCACCGTCGTCTCGGACGGCGCCGAGGCCCTGGCCTACCTGCGCAGGGAGGGCAAGTACGCCGACGCGGTGCTGCCCGACCTGATCCTGCTCGACCTGAACCTGCCCCGGCGCGACGGCCGTGAGGTCCTCGAGGAGATAAAGAAGGACGACGACCTGGGCCGGATCCCGGTGGTGGTGCTCACCACCTCGCAGGCCGACGAGGACATCCTGCGCTCCTACCAGCTGCACGCGAACGCGTACGTGACCAAGCCGGTGGACTTCGAGCGGTTCATCGCGGTGATCCGGCAGATCGACGAGTTCTTCGTCAGCGTGGTTAAGCTGCCCCCGCGCGGCTGA
- a CDS encoding sensor histidine kinase, which translates to MTAAPPPAGVSRASRLTLRARVTLLCVVVGGLLAALAGGAALVARANQDHIDTMLTRIGPLRTDAESLLTVLVDQETGVRGYAVSGDPADLAPYRQGAVQERQLIDHMLSLIAEDDPLRGQIEAIADQARQWRDLVAEPAIAAVETDGTDAGQALLGDAARERFDDLRVDVDQLQADILTVRDRVAADARGTSRTLAGLLAVAAAVVVLAGVVLLMSLNRLVIGPVTGLAAQVRQVANGEYHRDIANVGPPELAALASDVDGMRRKIAADLAEVREARERVEWVNGQLQRQAEELVRSNRDLEQFAYVASHDLQEPLRKVASFCQLLQRRYAGQLDARADQYIAFAVDGAQRMQRLINDLLAFSRIGRMTSGFTDVDLNKVMTEVAGQTEASREYAGGELTWSELPVVTGEEPLLTNLLVNLVSNAFKFRRPQVPPRVEVSARELAGEWEITCRDNGIGIEAEFADKIFVIFQRLHSKDAYPGTGIGLAIGKKIVEYHGGRIWVDTQVDQGTAIRFTLPVTARPDPVSAASADGGAEKETKV; encoded by the coding sequence GTGACCGCCGCTCCGCCACCGGCCGGGGTGTCCCGGGCCAGCCGGTTGACGCTGCGTGCCCGGGTGACGCTGCTCTGCGTCGTGGTGGGTGGACTGCTGGCGGCCCTGGCCGGCGGCGCGGCGCTGGTCGCCCGAGCCAACCAGGACCACATCGACACCATGCTCACCAGGATCGGCCCGCTGCGGACCGACGCGGAGAGCCTGCTGACCGTGCTGGTCGACCAGGAGACCGGGGTACGTGGCTACGCGGTGTCCGGTGACCCGGCCGATCTCGCGCCGTACCGTCAGGGGGCGGTGCAGGAACGGCAGCTGATCGACCACATGCTGAGTCTGATCGCGGAGGACGATCCGCTGCGCGGCCAGATCGAGGCCATCGCCGACCAGGCACGGCAGTGGCGCGACCTGGTCGCCGAGCCGGCGATCGCCGCCGTCGAGACGGACGGGACCGATGCCGGGCAGGCGCTGCTCGGCGACGCTGCCCGGGAACGTTTCGACGACCTACGGGTTGACGTCGACCAGCTGCAGGCGGACATTCTGACGGTCCGGGACCGGGTCGCGGCGGACGCCCGGGGGACCAGCCGGACCCTGGCGGGTCTGCTGGCCGTGGCGGCGGCGGTGGTGGTTCTGGCCGGGGTGGTGCTGCTGATGTCGCTGAACAGGCTGGTGATCGGCCCGGTCACCGGTCTCGCCGCGCAGGTGCGGCAGGTGGCCAACGGCGAGTACCACCGGGACATCGCGAACGTCGGGCCGCCGGAGCTGGCCGCGCTGGCCAGCGACGTGGACGGCATGCGACGCAAGATCGCCGCAGATCTGGCCGAGGTGCGTGAGGCCCGGGAACGGGTCGAGTGGGTGAACGGCCAACTGCAGAGGCAGGCCGAGGAGCTGGTCCGGTCCAACCGTGACCTGGAGCAGTTCGCCTACGTGGCGTCGCACGACCTGCAGGAGCCGCTGCGCAAGGTGGCCAGCTTCTGCCAGTTGCTGCAGCGCCGGTACGCCGGTCAGCTGGACGCCCGCGCGGACCAGTACATCGCCTTCGCTGTCGACGGCGCGCAACGGATGCAGCGGCTGATCAACGACCTGCTGGCGTTCTCCCGGATCGGCCGGATGACCTCCGGCTTCACCGACGTCGACCTGAACAAGGTGATGACCGAGGTGGCCGGTCAGACCGAGGCGAGCCGGGAGTACGCCGGCGGCGAGCTGACCTGGTCGGAGCTGCCGGTGGTCACCGGCGAGGAGCCGTTGCTGACGAATCTGCTGGTGAACCTGGTCAGCAACGCGTTCAAGTTCCGTCGGCCGCAGGTGCCGCCCCGGGTGGAGGTCTCCGCCCGTGAGCTGGCCGGCGAGTGGGAGATCACCTGTCGGGACAACGGCATCGGGATCGAAGCCGAGTTCGCTGACAAGATCTTCGTGATCTTCCAGCGCTTGCACTCGAAGGACGCCTACCCGGGCACCGGGATCGGGCTGGCGATCGGCAAGAAGATCGTCGAGTACCACGGCGGCCGGATCTGGGTTGACACCCAGGTCGACCAGGGCACGGCGATTCGTTTTACGCTTCCGGTGACCGCCCGCCCGGACCCGGTGTCCGCCGCGTCGGCCGACGGCGGCGCCGAGAAGGAGACGAAGGTGTGA
- a CDS encoding fused response regulator/phosphatase: MAVAPTERLRVLLVEDDEGDAFLVGELLAEAQAAVDLVVANSLNQARERIAGVDCVLLDLGLPDAQGLDGLRRVLGVAGRAAVCVLTGRQDEHLGIGAVAEGAQDYLVKGQVDGVLLSRALRYAVERKRADENARRLREVELRQAESARLERGLLPQPLMDTDEVSVHTFYRPGRHAALIGGDFFDVVQTTPERIDLIVGDVCGHGADEAALGVELRVAWRALVLAGVADDAVLPALEQVLMSERRLREIFATVAAVRLDLAANRATVRLAGHPPPLLFRHGQVAPVPAPGGLLLGVHPRPPRAFDVEFDADEWSLLMYTDGLIEGRLGDSDERLDVAGLQRLVAEPAARDVPLPALPGWLVGRAEEINGGPLADDVAMLLVSRGGGR, from the coding sequence GTGGCTGTCGCACCGACGGAGCGGCTGCGGGTGCTGTTGGTCGAGGACGACGAGGGCGACGCGTTCCTCGTCGGCGAGTTGCTGGCGGAGGCGCAGGCGGCGGTCGACCTGGTGGTGGCGAACAGCCTGAACCAGGCCCGGGAGCGGATCGCCGGGGTTGACTGCGTCCTGCTCGATCTGGGGCTGCCGGACGCGCAAGGGCTGGACGGTCTGCGCCGGGTGCTCGGGGTGGCCGGCCGGGCGGCGGTCTGCGTGCTCACCGGCCGGCAGGATGAGCACCTCGGCATCGGCGCGGTCGCCGAAGGCGCCCAGGACTACCTGGTCAAGGGTCAGGTCGACGGGGTACTTCTGAGCCGGGCACTGCGGTACGCCGTGGAGCGTAAGCGGGCCGACGAGAATGCCCGCCGGCTGCGTGAGGTCGAGCTGCGGCAGGCCGAGTCGGCCCGGCTGGAGCGCGGGCTGCTGCCGCAGCCGCTGATGGACACCGACGAGGTTTCGGTGCACACCTTCTATCGGCCGGGTCGGCACGCCGCGCTGATCGGCGGGGACTTCTTCGACGTGGTGCAGACCACGCCCGAGCGGATCGACCTGATCGTCGGCGACGTCTGCGGGCACGGCGCCGACGAGGCCGCGCTCGGGGTCGAGCTGCGGGTCGCCTGGCGGGCGCTGGTGCTCGCCGGGGTGGCCGACGACGCGGTGCTGCCGGCGCTGGAGCAGGTGCTGATGAGCGAACGCCGGCTGCGGGAAATATTCGCGACGGTGGCCGCCGTCCGGCTGGACCTGGCCGCCAACCGGGCCACTGTACGGTTGGCGGGACATCCGCCGCCGCTGCTGTTCCGCCACGGTCAGGTCGCGCCGGTGCCCGCCCCGGGCGGCCTGCTGCTCGGCGTCCACCCCCGCCCGCCCCGCGCCTTCGATGTGGAGTTCGACGCCGATGAGTGGTCCCTGTTGATGTACACCGACGGTCTGATCGAGGGGCGGCTCGGTGACTCCGACGAACGGCTGGACGTGGCCGGCCTGCAACGGCTGGTGGCCGAGCCGGCGGCCCGGGACGTGCCGCTGCCGGCGCTGCCCGGCTGGCTGGTCGGCCGGGCCGAGGAGATCAACGGTGGTCCGCTCGCCGATGACGTGGCGATGCTGCTGGTCAGCCGGGGCGGTGGCCGGTGA
- a CDS encoding M28 family peptidase, which yields MGVPLVAAAHRAFARPHRRPAAALAALAALGLVAAAALVDLRPPAPRGAGAPASEFSADRAHRHIERIAQRPHPTGSAANDDVRDYLVDTLTALGLAPQTQDAVGGEAGQLSGAASGATLARVRNVVAQIPGTDPTGRIVLVTHYDSVQVSPGANDDGAGVGTLLEVARAITEGDRPRNDVVLLFTDAEEACLCGAAAFVAAHPLADADDTVVLNLEARGSSGPVVTFETSRDNAALVDVFGRAAPHPIGTSFAVEVYRLLPNDTDFTPFLDAGFAGLNSAYIDGSAIYHTPQDTPASMDRASLQHHGDNTLGLARGFGAADIPALAADSDATYFPTPLGLARYPGTLTWPLAVLAAVAVGVLAWATRRRGRADWPRLAAGFGLAAIPLVAAPATAQLLWTVVVRLRPEYADLLDPYRPVPYRMAVLALTTAVVFTWYALLRRRVGPAALAVGGLAWLTLIGLLLAALAPGGSYLATLPALAGTAGCLVALSLRTTGPWPVVALAAGATVGVLLLAPTVVLLFPALGMGLAAAAAFVATLLALAALPVLDLLLPQAGGQRGVAAVRARRAGPVPAVAAGLAALMLAVVGFVVDRFDADHPVPTQLMYALDTDTGEARWLSWETRPQPWTAGYVDQAASVADEFPLIGDHPLRTGPAEAADLPAPALDLLDDSGVAADGRRTLRLRLLQQRPVRLVGLHVAAGGPEVVSATVAGREVPVESTGTSSGDGWSFGTVFHAPPPQGLEVVLVLRAGDGANAATGPVRVRVADGSDGLADLPGFTPRPTGVGVAGSHTSELVTVARTYTF from the coding sequence ATGGGCGTACCCCTTGTCGCCGCCGCCCACCGGGCGTTCGCCCGGCCCCACCGGCGGCCGGCCGCCGCGCTGGCCGCGCTGGCCGCCCTCGGCCTGGTGGCCGCCGCCGCGCTGGTCGACCTGCGTCCACCCGCGCCGCGCGGCGCCGGCGCGCCGGCCAGCGAGTTCAGCGCCGACCGGGCGCACCGGCACATCGAACGGATCGCGCAGCGGCCGCACCCGACCGGCAGCGCCGCCAACGACGACGTCCGCGACTACCTGGTCGACACGCTGACCGCGCTGGGGCTGGCCCCGCAGACCCAGGACGCGGTCGGCGGCGAGGCCGGTCAGCTCAGCGGCGCGGCCAGCGGCGCCACCCTGGCCCGGGTACGCAACGTGGTCGCCCAGATCCCGGGGACCGACCCGACCGGACGGATCGTGCTGGTCACCCACTACGACTCGGTCCAGGTCAGTCCGGGTGCAAACGACGACGGCGCCGGCGTCGGCACCCTGCTGGAGGTGGCCCGTGCCATCACCGAAGGTGACCGGCCGCGCAACGACGTCGTGCTGCTGTTCACCGACGCCGAGGAGGCGTGCCTGTGCGGCGCGGCGGCGTTCGTCGCCGCGCACCCGCTGGCCGACGCCGACGACACCGTGGTGCTCAACCTGGAGGCGCGCGGCAGCAGCGGGCCGGTGGTCACCTTCGAGACGTCCCGCGACAACGCCGCCCTGGTCGACGTGTTCGGCCGCGCCGCCCCGCACCCGATCGGCACGTCGTTCGCCGTCGAGGTCTACCGGCTGCTGCCCAACGACACCGACTTCACCCCGTTCCTGGACGCCGGTTTCGCCGGGCTCAACTCGGCGTACATCGACGGCTCGGCCATCTACCACACCCCGCAGGACACCCCCGCGTCGATGGACCGGGCCAGCCTGCAGCACCACGGCGACAACACCCTCGGCCTGGCCCGCGGGTTCGGCGCGGCGGACATCCCGGCGCTGGCCGCCGACTCCGACGCCACCTACTTTCCCACCCCGCTCGGGCTGGCCCGCTACCCCGGCACACTGACCTGGCCGTTGGCGGTGCTGGCCGCCGTCGCGGTCGGCGTACTGGCGTGGGCGACCCGGCGACGTGGCCGGGCCGACTGGCCGCGACTCGCCGCTGGGTTCGGGTTGGCGGCGATCCCGCTGGTCGCCGCGCCGGCCACCGCGCAGCTGCTGTGGACCGTCGTGGTCCGGCTCCGGCCGGAGTACGCCGACCTGCTCGACCCGTACCGGCCGGTGCCGTACCGGATGGCGGTGCTGGCGCTGACCACGGCCGTGGTTTTCACCTGGTACGCGTTGCTACGACGGCGGGTCGGCCCGGCGGCGCTGGCCGTCGGCGGGCTGGCCTGGCTGACGCTGATCGGCCTGCTGCTCGCCGCACTCGCCCCCGGCGGGTCGTACCTGGCGACGCTGCCGGCCCTGGCCGGCACGGCCGGTTGCCTGGTCGCGCTGTCGCTGCGGACAACCGGTCCGTGGCCGGTGGTGGCGCTGGCCGCCGGGGCGACGGTCGGCGTGCTGTTGCTGGCACCGACGGTGGTACTGCTCTTCCCGGCGCTGGGCATGGGTCTGGCCGCAGCCGCCGCGTTCGTCGCGACGCTGCTGGCGTTGGCTGCGCTGCCGGTGCTGGACCTGCTGCTGCCGCAGGCCGGCGGGCAGCGCGGCGTCGCCGCGGTCCGGGCCCGCCGGGCCGGGCCGGTGCCAGCGGTCGCCGCCGGGCTCGCCGCGCTGATGCTCGCCGTGGTCGGCTTCGTAGTGGACCGGTTCGACGCCGACCATCCGGTACCCACCCAGCTGATGTACGCGCTGGACACCGACACCGGCGAGGCCCGCTGGTTGAGCTGGGAGACCCGGCCGCAGCCGTGGACCGCCGGGTACGTCGACCAGGCCGCCTCGGTGGCGGACGAGTTTCCGCTGATCGGCGACCATCCGCTGCGTACCGGGCCGGCCGAGGCGGCGGACCTGCCGGCGCCGGCGCTGGACCTGCTCGACGACAGCGGGGTGGCCGCCGACGGGCGGCGTACCCTGCGGTTGCGCCTGCTGCAGCAGCGGCCGGTCCGGCTGGTGGGGCTGCACGTGGCGGCCGGCGGGCCCGAGGTGGTGTCGGCGACGGTCGCCGGCCGGGAGGTGCCGGTCGAGTCGACCGGCACCTCGTCCGGTGACGGCTGGAGCTTCGGGACGGTGTTCCACGCCCCGCCGCCGCAAGGGCTGGAGGTCGTGCTGGTGCTGCGGGCCGGCGACGGCGCGAACGCCGCCACCGGCCCGGTCCGGGTGCGGGTGGCCGACGGCAGCGACGGCCTGGCGGACCTGCCCGGCTTCACCCCCCGGCCGACCGGGGTCGGGGTGGCCGGTTCACACACCAGCGAACTGGTGACCGTCGCCCGGACCTACACGTTCTGA
- a CDS encoding glycoside hydrolase family 9 protein, with protein MTATALTAAAPAHAQDEAPEQIVNGTFDDGHAPWWGTANITLDSSSQQLCADIPGGTVNPWDVIIGQDDVPLVAGETYEYKFFATATPNKVIRALIQLPVDPWTQFMAANPEVSVSGNNYTYTFTAPTDLPNAQVAFQVGGSADPWRLCLDDVSLRGGAEPEEYVPDTGPRVRVNQVGYLPKGPKNATLVTDATDPLPWRLYDSGGKVVVNGKTKPRGLDESSGQNVHSITFSRFVRPGTGYTLVADGETSFPFEIGTSFYTQLRADALKFYYTQRSGIEISDELRPGYGRPAGHVGVAPNQGDLEVPCQPGVCDYTLDVSGGWYDAGDHGKYVVNGGISVYQLMNEYERALRVHRGKPWLQRDGVLDLPESGNKLPDILDEVRWQQEFLLRMQVPAGQPLAGMAHHKIHDAAWTGLPLLPHLDSQLRELHPPSTAATLNLAATAAQAARVFKPYDEAFADRNLDAARTAWAAAKANPQMYADPADAIGGGPYDDTDVTDEFYWAAAELYLTTGEREFRDFVLASPHHTGDIFKEGAFGWQWTAPLGRMALATTPNSLPGWWQVRASVIDAADRYLATLDAHPYGIPYAPVGNLYDWGSNSVIVNNAIVIATAYDLTGKEKYRDGVLQTMDYIFGRNALNISYVTGYGTVSSQNQHSRWYARQLNPELPNPPRGTLAGGPNSSIQDPVAQRLLTGCAPQFCYVDDIESWATNELTINWNAPLSWIAAFIADQGRG; from the coding sequence CTGACCGCCACCGCACTCACCGCCGCTGCTCCTGCGCACGCGCAGGACGAGGCACCCGAACAGATCGTCAACGGCACCTTCGACGACGGCCACGCCCCCTGGTGGGGCACCGCCAACATCACCCTCGACTCCAGCAGCCAGCAGCTCTGCGCCGACATCCCCGGTGGCACCGTCAACCCGTGGGACGTCATCATCGGCCAGGACGACGTTCCGCTGGTCGCCGGTGAGACGTACGAATACAAGTTCTTCGCCACCGCCACCCCCAACAAGGTGATCCGGGCGCTGATCCAACTGCCGGTCGACCCGTGGACCCAGTTCATGGCGGCCAACCCCGAGGTCAGCGTCTCCGGCAACAACTACACGTACACCTTCACCGCCCCGACCGACCTGCCCAACGCCCAGGTCGCCTTCCAGGTCGGCGGCAGCGCCGACCCATGGCGGCTGTGCCTCGACGATGTGTCGCTGCGCGGCGGCGCCGAACCGGAGGAGTACGTGCCGGACACCGGACCCCGGGTGCGGGTCAACCAGGTCGGCTACCTGCCGAAGGGGCCGAAGAACGCCACCCTGGTCACCGACGCCACCGACCCGCTGCCGTGGAGACTGTACGACTCAGGCGGCAAGGTCGTCGTCAACGGCAAGACCAAGCCGCGTGGGCTGGACGAATCCTCCGGGCAGAATGTCCACTCGATCACGTTCAGCCGCTTTGTCCGACCCGGCACCGGTTACACCCTGGTCGCCGATGGCGAAACCAGCTTCCCGTTCGAGATCGGCACCAGCTTCTACACGCAGCTGCGCGCCGATGCGCTGAAGTTCTACTACACCCAGCGCAGCGGCATCGAGATCTCCGACGAGCTGCGGCCCGGCTACGGCCGCCCGGCCGGGCACGTCGGCGTCGCGCCCAACCAGGGTGACCTGGAGGTGCCGTGCCAGCCCGGCGTCTGTGACTACACCCTGGACGTCTCCGGCGGCTGGTACGACGCCGGCGACCACGGCAAGTACGTGGTCAACGGTGGCATCTCCGTCTACCAGCTGATGAACGAGTACGAGCGGGCCCTGCGGGTGCACCGGGGCAAGCCGTGGCTGCAGCGTGACGGCGTGCTCGACCTGCCGGAGAGCGGCAACAAGCTGCCGGACATCCTCGACGAGGTGCGCTGGCAGCAGGAGTTCCTGCTCAGGATGCAGGTCCCGGCCGGGCAGCCGCTGGCTGGCATGGCCCACCACAAGATCCACGACGCGGCGTGGACCGGCCTACCGCTGCTGCCGCACCTCGACTCCCAGCTGCGCGAGCTGCACCCGCCGTCGACCGCCGCCACGCTCAACCTGGCGGCCACCGCCGCCCAGGCGGCGCGGGTGTTCAAGCCGTACGACGAGGCCTTCGCCGACCGCAACCTGGACGCGGCCCGCACCGCGTGGGCGGCGGCCAAGGCCAACCCGCAGATGTACGCCGACCCGGCCGACGCCATCGGCGGCGGCCCCTACGACGACACCGACGTCACCGACGAGTTCTACTGGGCGGCGGCCGAGCTGTACCTGACCACCGGGGAGCGCGAGTTCCGCGACTTCGTGCTCGCCTCGCCGCACCACACCGGTGACATCTTCAAGGAGGGCGCCTTCGGCTGGCAGTGGACCGCTCCGCTGGGCCGGATGGCGCTGGCCACGACGCCGAACAGCCTGCCGGGCTGGTGGCAGGTGCGGGCGTCGGTGATCGATGCGGCGGACCGCTACCTGGCCACGCTCGATGCCCACCCGTACGGTATCCCGTACGCCCCGGTCGGCAACCTCTACGACTGGGGTTCGAACAGCGTCATCGTCAACAACGCGATCGTGATCGCCACCGCGTACGACCTGACCGGTAAGGAGAAGTACCGCGACGGGGTGCTGCAGACGATGGACTACATCTTCGGCCGCAACGCGCTGAACATCTCCTACGTCACCGGCTACGGCACGGTGTCGTCGCAGAACCAGCACTCCCGCTGGTACGCCCGCCAGCTCAACCCCGAGCTGCCGAACCCGCCGCGCGGCACGCTCGCCGGTGGTCCGAACTCGTCGATCCAGGACCCGGTGGCGCAGCGGCTGCTGACCGGCTGCGCGCCGCAGTTCTGCTACGTCGACGACATCGAGTCCTGGGCCACTAACGAGCTGACCATCAACTGGAACGCCCCGCTGTCCTGGATCGCGGCCTTCATCGCCGACCAGGGCCGCGGCTGA
- the rsmI gene encoding 16S rRNA (cytidine(1402)-2'-O)-methyltransferase codes for MNEAAGGSRGDQGDAGEQVDPSGRGDERRGTLSVVPTPIGNPRDITLRALDVLRTAGLVAAEDTRRARRLLDAHDIDVRVVSCYDHNEQARTAELISVLNAGTDVALISDAGTPLVNDPGYLVVGAALADGLRVDPLPGASAALSALVGSGLPANRFLYVGFLPRKSAARRTALTELAPLSATLIFFEAPHRVVEMLADVREVLGDRAAALVRNLTKSHEEWLRGPLSQVHADLAARDEVRGEITVVVEGIRRRESTNGGGVGAGSLDPDRVIELLLGAGLDTRTVRSLAGQLTGLARNEVYDRVSALRPR; via the coding sequence GTGAACGAGGCAGCCGGCGGCAGCAGGGGCGACCAGGGCGATGCGGGTGAGCAGGTCGACCCGAGCGGCCGGGGTGACGAGCGGCGCGGCACGCTGTCGGTGGTGCCGACGCCGATCGGCAACCCGCGCGACATCACCCTGCGGGCGCTGGACGTGCTGCGTACCGCCGGGTTGGTCGCCGCCGAGGACACCCGGCGGGCCAGGCGGCTGCTCGACGCGCACGACATCGACGTCCGGGTGGTCAGCTGCTACGACCACAACGAGCAGGCCCGTACCGCCGAGTTGATCTCCGTGCTGAACGCCGGCACCGACGTCGCGTTGATCTCCGACGCCGGTACGCCGCTGGTCAACGACCCCGGCTACCTGGTGGTCGGGGCGGCGCTGGCCGACGGGCTGCGGGTCGACCCGCTGCCCGGGGCGAGCGCCGCGCTGAGCGCGCTGGTCGGCTCCGGGCTGCCGGCAAACCGTTTCCTGTACGTCGGTTTCCTGCCCCGCAAGTCGGCGGCGCGACGTACCGCGTTGACCGAGCTCGCCCCGTTGTCCGCCACGTTGATCTTCTTCGAGGCGCCGCACCGGGTGGTGGAGATGCTCGCCGACGTACGCGAGGTGCTCGGTGACCGGGCGGCGGCGCTGGTGCGCAACCTGACCAAGTCGCACGAGGAGTGGCTGCGCGGCCCGCTGTCCCAGGTGCACGCCGACCTGGCCGCCCGCGACGAGGTCAGGGGCGAGATCACCGTGGTGGTGGAGGGCATACGGCGGCGTGAGTCGACCAACGGCGGCGGGGTCGGGGCCGGCAGCCTCGACCCGGACCGGGTGATCGAGTTGTTGCTCGGTGCCGGGCTGGACACCCGGACGGTACGGTCGTTGGCCGGCCAGTTGACCGGGCTGGCCCGCAACGAGGTCTACGACCGGGTGTCGGCGCTGCGCCCGCGCTGA
- a CDS encoding cation transporter has translation MSAQLPLIPIGPTRPSAVKPSAVKPSAAHLSAARQATLARQIRWFVAATIAYNVIEAIVAISAGTVASSTALIGFGLDSVVEVASAAAVAWQFTGADHERRESRERAALRVIAVSFFALAGYVGFESVRALLSAHRPDHSTVGLILAALSLAVMPVLSTAQRRAGRELGSASAVADSKQTLLCTYLSAVLLVGLAVNSLFGWWWADPAAALVIAAVAVREGREAWRGDTCCA, from the coding sequence ATGTCCGCCCAGCTGCCGCTCATCCCGATCGGCCCGACCCGGCCGTCCGCCGTCAAGCCGTCCGCCGTCAAGCCGTCGGCCGCCCACCTGTCCGCTGCCCGGCAGGCGACGCTCGCCCGGCAGATCCGATGGTTCGTCGCCGCCACCATCGCCTACAACGTGATCGAGGCGATCGTCGCGATCAGCGCCGGCACCGTCGCCTCCTCCACCGCGCTCATCGGGTTCGGCCTCGACTCGGTGGTCGAGGTGGCCTCCGCCGCCGCAGTCGCCTGGCAGTTCACCGGCGCCGACCACGAGCGCCGCGAAAGCCGCGAACGCGCCGCGCTACGGGTCATCGCCGTGTCGTTCTTCGCCCTCGCCGGCTACGTCGGATTCGAATCGGTACGGGCGCTGCTGAGCGCGCACCGCCCGGACCACTCCACGGTCGGGCTGATCCTCGCCGCGCTCTCCCTGGCGGTCATGCCGGTGCTCTCGACCGCGCAGCGCCGCGCCGGGCGGGAGCTCGGCTCGGCGTCGGCCGTCGCCGACTCCAAACAGACTTTGCTCTGCACCTACCTGTCCGCTGTCCTGCTAGTCGGGCTGGCGGTCAACTCGCTGTTCGGCTGGTGGTGGGCCGACCCCGCCGCCGCTCTGGTCATCGCCGCCGTCGCCGTCAGGGAAGGCCGGGAGGCCTGGCGCGGCGACACCTGCTGTGCCTGA